The sequence TTCAAAGGGAATATTTCTTTCTACTAAATACTCTGCTTCTTCTCCACCTCTTCCAAAAACATAGGGGTCTCCACCTTTAAGTCTCGCAACTATTTTTCCATCTAAAGCTTCTTTATATATTATTTCATTTATTTCATCTTGAGTTTTAGTATGATCCTTTGACCTTTTACCTACATATATGAGCTTACAACTATCTTTTATATCTTCTAAAAGAGTACTATTTACTAATCTATCATAGACTATTGTATCTGCTTCTTTTATACATTGAAGGCCTTTTAAAGTTATTAAACTAGCATCTCCCGGCCCTGCCCCTATTAAATATACTTTTCCCTTCATTTGGCATCCCTCTCCTTGATCATTATCCTTGCAAGATTATAGCCTAGTTCTTCTAAAGAATTCCTATCCCCTTCTAAAGTTTTATCAATTAGAACTTCACCATCTTCAGTACCTAAAAATCCTTCTAAAATCAACTTATCACCATGGATGTCACAGTATGCTCCTACAGGAACTTTACAACTTCCTCCTGCTCCTTTTAAAAATCCCCTTTCTACTTTTGCCTGTATTTCTGTTTTTTCATGAGATATACTTTTTAATAATTCTTCCATCTTTCTATCATCTTCTCTTATTTCAATAGCAAGAATTCCTTGACAAGGGGAAGGCAATAATATTTCTTTATCTAGGTACACAATTCTATCTTTTAATTTTTTATCAAGTCCCAATCTTTTAATTCCTGCAGCTGCCAATACTACTCCATCTAAATTTTCTAATTCTATCTTTTTAATTCTAGTTTCTATATTTCCTCTTATATCCGATATATTTAAATCATTTCTATGTCTCAATAATTGGTATTTTCTTCTCTTACTTCCTGTACCTATTTTGCCCCCAATAGGTAAATCTTCTAAGCTATTTAATCCTTCTCTAAGAACTAATACATCCCTATAATCTTCCCTTTCAGGAACATAGGATAATTTTAATCCTTTAGGAAGAATTCCTGGCATGTCCTTCATACTATGTACGGCCATATCAATTCCACCGTTTAAAAGTTCTTTTTCTATTTCCTTTACAAATACTCCCTTTCCACCAATTTTACCTATAGAAGTTTCTCTTAAAATATCTCCTTTAGTCTTTATTGTTTTCAATTCTATATCTAAATGAGGATGGGCTTTTTTCAACGCATCTATTACTGAATTAGTTTGAGTAACTGATAATTTGCTTCCTCTAGCTCCAACTACAACCTTCATAAACTATTATACCCCCTTAAGTTCTTCATAGAATTTTTCTAACTCTTCCTTAGTCAAGTCTAGGCAATGATCTAACAGTTCCTTTTTTCTATGACTATATTTTGAAATAATAATTTTTCTTATTTCTCCTAATAAATTAATATATTCTTCATCTATATCTGAATACTTTTTTTCTAAGTCTATCCTTATTTTTTTACTTAAAAAGGGACATTTCCCCATAGTAGAAATCGATAATATAAGATCCCCTTTATTAATTACAGAGGTAGAAGTGAATTCTGATTCTTCTAGACTGTCCACTACATTACATAAAATACCCTGTTTACTACATTCCTTAGAAATTTGTTTGTTCATATTTCTTGAGGAAGTTGCAGCTACTACTAAAAAAGATTTATGTATATATTCATTATTATATGTATCTTTAATCAATATAAGATTTTCTCCATATTTATTCTTTAGTTCAGAGAATTTCCCAAAAAACTCTTCACTTATTACTGTAACTTTTCCTTCAAACTCTAGAAAATTTTTAGCTTTTCTATATCCAACTTTTCCCCCACCTATTATTACAATTTTTTTGTCTTCAATATCTATCATTATAGGATAAAACATATCTTCACTCCTAAAATTCAAATAAACTGTTTAACATTTCAATATAATCATCCATATTTTCTTTTTCCAAATTTTTTAAATTTTTTATTGGCTCTCTTATGACTCTTTTCAAAGCTGAGTTAAGCATTTTATCTACTATTTTCTTCTCTCTTTGGTCTAAGTCTAGTTTCCTATTTATATATTCCATTGTGTCTTCTTTAATGTCTGAACATCTTTCATTTAAGGATTTTAGAACTGGATCAACCCTTATACTTCCCATCCACTCTACAAATTCATCTACATCTTTGTTTATTATTTTCATGGCTTTTTCAGAA comes from Tissierellales bacterium and encodes:
- a CDS encoding bifunctional precorrin-2 dehydrogenase/sirohydrochlorin ferrochelatase, with protein sequence MFYPIMIDIEDKKIVIIGGGKVGYRKAKNFLEFEGKVTVISEEFFGKFSELKNKYGENLILIKDTYNNEYIHKSFLVVAATSSRNMNKQISKECSKQGILCNVVDSLEESEFTSTSVINKGDLILSISTMGKCPFLSKKIRIDLEKKYSDIDEEYINLLGEIRKIIISKYSHRKKELLDHCLDLTKEELEKFYEELKGV
- the hemC gene encoding hydroxymethylbilane synthase produces the protein MKVVVGARGSKLSVTQTNSVIDALKKAHPHLDIELKTIKTKGDILRETSIGKIGGKGVFVKEIEKELLNGGIDMAVHSMKDMPGILPKGLKLSYVPEREDYRDVLVLREGLNSLEDLPIGGKIGTGSKRRKYQLLRHRNDLNISDIRGNIETRIKKIELENLDGVVLAAAGIKRLGLDKKLKDRIVYLDKEILLPSPCQGILAIEIREDDRKMEELLKSISHEKTEIQAKVERGFLKGAGGSCKVPVGAYCDIHGDKLILEGFLGTEDGEVLIDKTLEGDRNSLEELGYNLARIMIKERDAK